The genomic region CGAGCGGCGGGCGCGCGGCGAGGCGCGGCGTGAGGAAGCCCGCGCAGCCCGTGAGGCCGAGCGACACGAGGGTGGCGAGCAGCGTCTTCACGGCTGGCCTCCGACTTCGCCGGGTGAGTGGAAATAAAGCAGGGAGGGGCCGCGCAGGCGGCCCCTCCCCCCGTTCACTACGACCTATGGCGCGACGGAATTAATCCTTCGCGTGGCACTTGTTGCAGAGCGACCGCTGGGCGAACGCGAAGTTCGTCGCCGGGCGGTCGTACATGGCCGCCTGGTAGGTCGCCTGGTTCATGCCCATGCTGTACTGGCCGTAGGCGCCCTCCGCGACCGGGGAGTCGCTGCCCGGCCACTGCCCGCCGAGGGTGAGGAACTCGGCCTTGTTGTTCCAGCGGGTCATGCTGTCGAAGCCGCCGGCGTGGGCGCGGTGGCAGGAGAGGCAGGACACGTTCTCGGAGCCGAGCGACGGGCCGCCGGTCTGCGTGCCGTCGTTCACGGCGTGGCCGGCGAGGGTGGCGATGACGGTGGTGCCCTCCTCGTACGGGACGAGCGAGGTGTAGGAGCCGGCGCTCGTGCCGGTGAGGTCGCCCGACTTCTTGTAGGCGTTGTAGATGGCGGCGATGGTGGTGCCGTTCGCGGCGCCGGCCAGGTTGTTGGCGGTGGCGGTGAGCTTGGCGCCGTTGCCGGCCGGGTGGATGAGGGCGGTGTTGGCGGCGTTCACGTTGTCGTTGTGGATCGAGCGGTGGCAGTTGGAGCACCACTCGGACATGCCGGCGCCGTAGGCGACGCGGGTCTCGGTGACGGCCTCGGTGCGGTTGTAGGTGGCGGGGGCGACGGCGACCGGCGGGTTGGCGTTGAACGCCATCACGCCCGGGACCGACATCTGGGAGTAGTTGCTGGGGGCGAGGAGGCGGTAGACGCCCACGGCCTCGTCGGCGGTCGGCGCGGCGCCGTAGGAGCCAGGGCCGCCGATGGGCAGCGTGGCGGAGCCGAAGGCGGTGTTGGTGATGGTGCCGTTCACGTCGGTGATGCGGGCGCGGCTGTGCGGGTCATGGCAGGAGGCGCAGCTCAGGCTGGCCGCGGGGTAGTTGCCGCCCGGGGCGGTGGTCAGGGTGGCGTCGGCGACGAGGCCGTAGTCCTGGGCCACGACGTTGTGGCCGTGGCGCTCGCCCTTGGAGGTGACCGGCGCGCCGTAGCTGGCCGTGCCCTTGTAGGTCTGCGTCAGCCAGGCGAAGTCGCCGCCCGGGGTGCGCTCCACCGGGGCGCTGCCGGCCGCGGGGGCCGGGAAGGTCATCACGTGGTAGCTGCTCGGGGCGGTGTCGGCGGCGGCGTGGCAGTTGAGGCAGGTGGAGCTGTTGTCCGAGCCCTGCAGCAGGTAGTTGTTGCCCTGGAACTGGACGGTCGAGGCCTTCCCGCCCGAGTTCCAGCCGGTGAGGCCGGTGTTCCGGCCGCCCGACATCGACTTGTTGCCGGACGAGTTGTGCATCGAGTGACAGCCGTCGCAGTACGCGACGCCGCCGTCGTGGAAGGCCCAGGCGTTGCCGGCAGCGATCGTGGCAACGAGGGCCAGTGCGAATCTGAACGACTTCATGTGTGTGCTCCTCCAGGCTGCTGTTTTTGCGCCGACCGGCGAACTTCCTCGGAGACCGGTACGGCGCGCACCCGGGGCACCTAGCATCGGCTGTGCCACGATATTTGCCTGGAATCGCTGGCTTTTCGCCGATCGGCGGTGGGTGAGAAGACCCACCCGCCTCGTGCGGCCCGAGGCCGACCTCCCCCTCCCCTGCCGATGATGCAGTCGGTAAGGACCCGTCCATGAGGTCAAATCGAAGTCACCCGTTCACGGGACAAACCGAGCCGGAACTGCGGTCCGCCGGACCCGGTCCGTGCATCCCCCGTTCGTAGGGTCCGACCGCTCCCGCGCGCCATGGGGCGCTCGCTTGCACGTCGATGGACGTGGGTGGCTGTAGGTGGTGGTGAGTGACCCAGCCGCCAGCCGGGCCCGGCGTGGGCCGCGCGCCGCCCTTCAGCGCTGCCCGGAGGCGGCGGCCGGCTCGCTGGAAGCGGCGGCGCCCTCCGCCGGCGGCGCCGGCGGGTCCTGCACCGAGTACTGGAAGACGCTCACGCCCCTGCGCGCGCTCTGCGACACGAAGACGCGGTCCCCCGCGACCGCGAGGTCGAGCGGGGCCACGAGCTGCCCGGGCCCCCAGCCGCGGCCGCCGAACTCGCCGCGGAACTCGAGCTCGGGCGTGAAGACCATCACCACCGAGCGCAGCACGTCGCCCACCAGGAACCGCCCCTGGGCGTCGCGCGTGATCCCCCCGACCACGTTGAACTTGCCGGGCGAGCTGCCGCGGTCGCCGAAGCTCGTGACCTTGCCGGAGGGGGAGACGACGAAGACGGTGAAGAGCGGGGCGACCGTGAAGAGGTAGTCGCCCGCCTCGTCCACGTTGAAGGCCTGCATGGCCGGGTTGCCGGCGCGGACCCCCTTGCCGATCTTGCCGAGCTCCTTCTCGAGCTCGTGGAAGAAGTCGTGCGTCTCCTCGACGCGCCCCTGGAGGTCGGCCACGAGCACCTTCATGGTCCCGCGCTGGGCGAGGAAGATGCGCCGCCCGCGGCTCACGAGGACGTCGGGCGAGAAGTCCTTGGCGAAGTCGTCCGGCACCTGCGTGAGCTCGACCCGCGCGCGCGGCTCGCCGCGGAAGTTGCAGCGGGTGAGCACCTGCTTGCCCTTCTCGCTCGCCAGCACCAGCAGCTCGCCCGTGGGGAGCGGCGCCACCGCGAGCACGTTGCCGAGCTCCGCGTCCTGGCCGAACCGGTAGAGCTCCATCCCGTTCTCGTCGAAGACGCCGACGCTGCCGTCGGTCCGGTCCACGACGTACAGCTCGCGGTGCGCCGGATCCCAGACGAGCGAGGCCCAGCTCGAGGGGACCGGCCCGTCGCTGTCGGAGAGGTCGTAGAGGAACGTGCCCTTCGCGGCCTTCCCCGGATCGTACGGGGCGGGCGGCAGGGGCGGCGCCGCGAGCGCGGCCGCGAGGAGCGCGGAGGTGAGCGCCTGGAGGAGCATGGAGGGGCCGTCACCATAACACCCGGCCCCCGGCGCCCGCTTCCGCCGGCAGGGGCCGGGCGGGCGGCAGGGCGATCGCCTCGCCGGCGACGATCGGGCGGGCGGGCGGGCGGGCGAGCGGCGGGGCGGCCGCCCGGCCGGCGCCGCGCCGGGCTGGTGCTACATTGTCCGCGGCCCGTGCCGGGAGCTCCCCCATGCGCAACCTCCTGCAGCTCGCCACGCTCGCCGCCGTCCTCCTCATCGTCGCGACCGACGTGGCGCGGGCCCGGCCCAACGAGACCTTCACGCTGCAGGACCAGGACAAGCTCCTCGTCGAGGCGCCGGGCTGCCACGCGTTCTGCGGGATCCAGACGCCGCAGCGGCGCGAGTGCGCGGTGCGCGAGCCCGACTGCAGCGTGGTCTGCGAGCCCATCCCCGAGTGCAAGCCCGACGGCATCCGGCCGATGCGGGTCTGCGCGGTGGTGCGCGACCGGCGCTAGGGACAATGCCAGTCACTTGACGAGCCTTCCTCGGTCACACGGGCTCGGCGCTCGCGCGACCAACCCGTGAGCTTCTTCGGGCCCTGACGCGAGCGGAGGGGGCACGCGCGAGCGATCTCGCCGAGCTCGGCGGCGGCGCCGCCGCCTCGCCGGACGTGTCCGAACGCACTGGGCCAGGGGCGCGCGAAACGAGGCCGCGCCCGCGAGGAGGGGCCGGCCAGGAGCCGTCCCCGGGGACGGCTCGGGCCAGGAGCTCCGCGCAGCCTGTCCCATTGCTGCCGGCCCATTTCGTTACCCATGTACCCCGTACGGCCTCCGTTTTCGCTTGACCGGGCCGTGGGCTTTTCCGCCTCGCAACGGTCCCGCGCGCTGGGCATGCCCCTCCCGACGCGCCCGGCGTCCCCTGCGCGGCGCGCGCGCCGTCTCCGGGGGAGCGCGGAGGCTGCTCCGGGAAAGCCCGGCCACGGGCCGCCCAGACCCCTTCCCGGAGGGCTCGAAAACCGCTGGTACAACGGAGCGTATGAACGCCCTGCTCTCCACCGATCTGGCCGCGCTGTCCGACCGCGCGCTCCTCGATGCCCTCACCTCCCTCGTCCGGCGCGAGCGCGAGGCCACCGCCGACGTCCTCGCGCACCTCGCCGAGGTCGATGCCCGCAGGCTCTACCGCGACCACGCCTGCCCCTCGATGCACGCCTATTGCGTGGACGTGCTCCACCTCTCCGACGAAGCCGCCTACAAGCGCATCAACGCCGCCCGCGCGGCGCGCCGCTTCCCCGTCATCCTGGAGATGCTCGCCGATGGCAGGCTCCACCTCTCCGCCGTGTGCCTCCTCGCGCAGCACCTCACGGAGGAGAACCACGGCCCTCTCCTCGACGCCGCCGTCCACCGCAGCAAGCGCGACGTCGAGCAGCTCCTCGCGGAGCGATTCCCCAGGCCGGACGTGCCCGAGGCGCTGCGCAAGCTCCCGAGCCCCTCGCCGCGCTTCCTGCCATCGGCGCCGCCCGAAGCGCGATCTCTCCTTGCTGCCGCCCGAACCGCCGCCGCTCCTCGCTCCTCCCGCTGCGCTTGCGCCCGCCCCCACACCGGTCGTAGCGCCTCCTCCGCCGCCACGACCCGCGCTCGCCCCGCTCGCGCCCGAGCGCTACAAGCTCCAGCTCACCATCTCTCGCCAGACCCGCGACCGGCTGGAGGAGGCCCGGGACCTGCTCGGCCATCAGCTGCCGGCCGGAGACCTCGCCGAGGTCGTCGACCGGGCGCTCGAGCTCCTGGTCCGCGAGCTTCGCAAGCGGAAGTTCGCCGAGACCCGAAGGCCGCGGGCACCCAGGTCCGCCCCGGCGACCGAGGGCTCGCGGCACATCCCCAGCCACGTGCGGCGCGAGGTGGCCCTGCGCGACGGCCACCAGTGCACCTTCGTCGCCGAGGACGGACGGCGCTGCCCGGCTCGCCGCAGGCTCGAGTTCCACCACCAGCGGGTCGCCTTCGCGAAGCGCGGGGAGGCGACCGCCGCCAACATCTCCCTTTGCTGCACCGCCCACCATGGGCTCGCGACGGAGCAGGAGTTCGGCCGCGAGCACGTCGCCCGACGCGTCGCCGAGGCCCGGCAAGCGCGCGAGCGCCGCCGCGTTGCCAAGGCGCCGTCCCCGGGGACGGCGTTCACCACCTCATCTTTCGCGTTCGGCCCGACCTGACCGATGACCGGCGGGGCAAGCCGTTCCGTGCTCCACCCGGCCGGTCTCCCACCGCGCGCGGTGCGGCGAGCTTCCGTGAGGGTTCCTCCTCTCGCGGGCGCGGCCTCGTTGCACGGGCCCCCACGTTCGCGCGGGCAGACTCCGTCCGGCGAGGCGGCGGCGCCGCCGCCGAGCTCCGCGAGAACGCTCGCGCGCGCCCCCCCTCGTCGTCTCGGCCCGAACGCCGCTCGCTGGACGGGGCCATCGGTCGAGAGGCGGACTGGCCCCGGCCGACTGGCCGGCGCCCGGGTCGCAGTACGCGCGCGACCCGCCCCCTGACAGAGAGGCACGCCGGAAGTGGCCAAGTGAGAGGCACTGGCACTAGGGCGCGGCCGGCGCGGCGCCGGGCTGGAGCTGCATGCCGCGCCGCATCTCCTCGGTCGCCTCGCGGAGGAGCCCCTTGCGCGCGTAGGCCATGCCGAGGTTCGTGTGGGCGTCGGCGTAGTCCGGCGCGAGCTGCACCGCGAGCCGGAGCTGCGCGATCGCCTCGTCGTAGCGGCCGAGCTGGAGGAGCGCGACCCCGAGGTCGTTGCGCAGGTCCGGGGAGCCGGGGTCGAGCCGGAGCGCGGCGGCGTACTCCGGCAGCGCGTCGCCGGGGCGCCCCGCCTCGACGAGCGCCTTGCCGAGGTTGAGCCGCGCCCGCGCCTTCGCCGGCGACTTCGCCGCGGCGTCGGTCCAGAGCGAGACGGCGCTCGACCAGGTGCGGTTGCGCAGGAAGGTGGCGGTCGCGAGCGCGAGCACCACCGCGACGAGCGCCGCCGCGCCGGCCCGGCGCCACGCGGGCCGCAGCCGCGAGACCCCGAGGACGGCCGCGGCGGCGGCGCCGGCGAGCAGGCCCGCGCTCGGCAGGTAGACGCGGTGCTCGAAGATCAGGTCGTCGATGGGCACCACGCTCGACTCGACCGCGAGCGCGAGGAAGAACCAGAGGATCCCGAAGCCCACGAGCCGCCAGGCCGGATCGAGGCCGCGCGCCGCGCGCGGGCCGGTGCGCCGGTAGAGCGCGGCGGCGAGCCCGAGCAGCCCGGCGATGGCGGCGACCGGCCCGGCCAGCGCGGGGGCGAAGAGGGTCGTCTGGAGCGGGTAGTCGTGGTCGAGGTTCTGCCCCACCGGCAGCACGAGGAGCCGCAGGTACGTCCCGACCACCGCGACCTGGGTGACGAGGTAGTCGTGCCGGGACCAGGCGCCGGCGCGGACCGCCGCCTCCGCGCCCGCGAGCCCCGCGCCGCCCGCCGGGGCGAGCAGGGTCAGCGGGATCACCGCCAGGGTGAGGAGGAACGGCGCGAGCCCGAGCCACGCCCGCCGCCCGGGGCGGCCGAAGAAGCTCGCCTCGAGGAGCAGGAGCGCGAGCGGCAGCGTGAAGGCGATCTCCTTCGTCTTCATCGCCACGAGCGTCGCGAGGAGCGCGCCGAGGTAGCGACCCGGCGCGGCGAGGCCCGCCTCCCGGCGCAGGCGCCACGAGAGGTAGAGCGCCGCCGCGAGCAGGTAGAAGAGCGTGGCGAGCGAGGCGAGGCGCTGGACGACGTAGGTGACCGCGCCCGTCTGGAGCGGGTGGGCGACGAAGAGCGCGGCGGCGAGGAGCGCCACCGCGTCGCGCCGGGGCGCGAGCGCCGAGCGCGCGAGCCGCGGCGCGAGGAAGAGCCCCCGCACCAGCGCGAAGAGGAGCGCCGCGTTGGCGAGGTGCACGAGGAGGTTCACCAGGTGGTAGCCGGCCACCTCGAGCCCGCCGAGCCGGTAGTTGAGCGCGAAGGTGAGGTACGTCACGTACCGGTGGCGCGCCGCCGCGTAGCCGCCGCCGCCCGGCAGGTAGCTCGCGAGGTCGCGGACGAGCCCGTTGTCCACGATCGACGAGAGGTCGTCGGCGACGAACGGGACCTGGAATGTGTTGGCGTAGGCGGCCGCGCCGAGCAGGGCGACGCCGAGCAGCGCCAGCGCGCCGCGCCCCGAGCCCCGGGGATCTTCGCTCGCGCCGGCGACGCCCACGCGCCGCATTCTCCGCGACCACCCACCGGCCGAGTCAAGCCGCGGCCCCGGCGGCCCGGAAGGGCGAGAAAAAAAGTGCGCCGGAACCAGTGCGGCCTGGAGGAGCCACTCACTGCTTCCGGCGCTGCGCCAGCCTCCGAAGCCGGCGCGAATCCGACGCTACCAGTTCCGTATCAAACTGACGGAACAATTCAGGAAAGACAACCCTCGGCGCGTCCCCGGTTCGAGGGATGGGGCGAGGTCGGTGCGGCGCTCACCCATCATAGGCATGGCAGCTCAGGCAGAGCGGCGTGGGGGTCACGTCACCCGAGGCCGGGGCCGGCGCGGTCGCGCGCGTCGCCCGGCGCGACGACGCCGCGGTGACGGGACCGACCTTCACGGCCGGGGCGACCTGCGCTCCCGGCGGGATGGCGAGCCGGTACCGGTAGGGCGAGGCGCCGTCGTGGCAGGTGCCGCAGCGGATCATCCCGTCGGGCAGGAAGACGCCGCGACGCACCGCCTCGTCGGGGGTGCGGAGCGACGGGCTGCGCGAGAACGCCGGGTACGGGTACGGGAAGTCCACCGGGTGCGTGCGGTGCAGCTCGTGGCAGACGAGGCAGTCGTCGGCCGCGGCCGCCTCGCGCCCCGCGACGAGGAGCGAGCAGCGCGCGGGCTCCGCCGCGGGCGCCGGCTCCACGGCGGTGTCGGCCGCGGCGGCGGCGAACCAGACGAAGGCGGCGATGGCGACCGGGACGCGGGCAGACCTCATGCCCCTCCGCCAGAGCGAGCCGCGCGCCAAGCGCCGCGCCGCGTGGATTTCCCGGTGTTGGCGGCAGGTTGAGCGATGCGGCCGGCGCCGCGTGGCGGGTCCTCGCCGCCCCAGCCGTTTCGCGCCGCCGGGCAGGAATGGCCGGGTACCCGCCGGTTTCGCGTTTCGGGTCCACCCCGCCTCGCGGGTACCTCCCACCTCTGTGAAGCGACACCCCGGGTAAAGCGCGCGAGGTCGCCCGGGACTTGCCGTGACGCGGCGTCACCGGACCGAGGGTCAAGCGCGCGGCGCGATCGGGGCGCGGGGGCGGGGCT from Anaeromyxobacter paludicola harbors:
- a CDS encoding cytochrome C; the protein is MKSFRFALALVATIAAGNAWAFHDGGVAYCDGCHSMHNSSGNKSMSGGRNTGLTGWNSGGKASTVQFQGNNYLLQGSDNSSTCLNCHAAADTAPSSYHVMTFPAPAAGSAPVERTPGGDFAWLTQTYKGTASYGAPVTSKGERHGHNVVAQDYGLVADATLTTAPGGNYPAASLSCASCHDPHSRARITDVNGTITNTAFGSATLPIGGPGSYGAAPTADEAVGVYRLLAPSNYSQMSVPGVMAFNANPPVAVAPATYNRTEAVTETRVAYGAGMSEWCSNCHRSIHNDNVNAANTALIHPAGNGAKLTATANNLAGAANGTTIAAIYNAYKKSGDLTGTSAGSYTSLVPYEEGTTVIATLAGHAVNDGTQTGGPSLGSENVSCLSCHRAHAGGFDSMTRWNNKAEFLTLGGQWPGSDSPVAEGAYGQYSMGMNQATYQAAMYDRPATNFAFAQRSLCNKCHAKD
- a CDS encoding NHL repeat-containing protein yields the protein MLLQALTSALLAAALAAPPLPPAPYDPGKAAKGTFLYDLSDSDGPVPSSWASLVWDPAHRELYVVDRTDGSVGVFDENGMELYRFGQDAELGNVLAVAPLPTGELLVLASEKGKQVLTRCNFRGEPRARVELTQVPDDFAKDFSPDVLVSRGRRIFLAQRGTMKVLVADLQGRVEETHDFFHELEKELGKIGKGVRAGNPAMQAFNVDEAGDYLFTVAPLFTVFVVSPSGKVTSFGDRGSSPGKFNVVGGITRDAQGRFLVGDVLRSVVMVFTPELEFRGEFGGRGWGPGQLVAPLDLAVAGDRVFVSQSARRGVSVFQYSVQDPPAPPAEGAAASSEPAAASGQR
- a CDS encoding tetratricopeptide repeat protein, encoding MGVAGASEDPRGSGRGALALLGVALLGAAAYANTFQVPFVADDLSSIVDNGLVRDLASYLPGGGGYAAARHRYVTYLTFALNYRLGGLEVAGYHLVNLLVHLANAALLFALVRGLFLAPRLARSALAPRRDAVALLAAALFVAHPLQTGAVTYVVQRLASLATLFYLLAAALYLSWRLRREAGLAAPGRYLGALLATLVAMKTKEIAFTLPLALLLLEASFFGRPGRRAWLGLAPFLLTLAVIPLTLLAPAGGAGLAGAEAAVRAGAWSRHDYLVTQVAVVGTYLRLLVLPVGQNLDHDYPLQTTLFAPALAGPVAAIAGLLGLAAALYRRTGPRAARGLDPAWRLVGFGILWFFLALAVESSVVPIDDLIFEHRVYLPSAGLLAGAAAAAVLGVSRLRPAWRRAGAAALVAVVLALATATFLRNRTWSSAVSLWTDAAAKSPAKARARLNLGKALVEAGRPGDALPEYAAALRLDPGSPDLRNDLGVALLQLGRYDEAIAQLRLAVQLAPDYADAHTNLGMAYARKGLLREATEEMRRGMQLQPGAAPAAP